From the Rhodoferax sp. WC2427 genome, one window contains:
- the epsL gene encoding XrtB/PEP-CTERM-associated polysaccharide biosynthesis outer membrane protein EpsL, giving the protein MKFQILFKVTAASTLSFFGMSAAMADAEDTLNMSARYMLQTDSNVFRTSSNLSPQAATGTSTKSDTIDITSVGLSLDKSYSLQRFQLNTSVVDSRYRNFDYLNFDALNYAAAWNWGFTPRIRGVLSADRKQVLNNTVQFVNVRERNVRTDSDFRLDADADLGAAVHLIGGVDQKRSTNELSVSQEGDSSIRSASLGLRYVFPSGNSVSYRMRQGNGDYYNRAQNLISAIPNNFDETEHELRAAWTLTGKTALTARLAHSKRSHPGLEQRDYSGPTGAISLLWDVTSKIDLTAGIARTLSAYQTDSSSYIAGNRFSLSPVWHATAHTSLRFNYDYLTQDYRGALPGSSLPANRQDTTRSSQLALDWSPRQSILLSLGLQSQKRSSNVADSDFKSTGASVSAQLTF; this is encoded by the coding sequence ATGAAATTTCAAATATTATTCAAAGTAACAGCGGCGTCGACACTTTCCTTTTTTGGAATGTCAGCTGCGATGGCAGATGCCGAAGATACGCTCAACATGTCTGCGCGCTACATGTTGCAAACAGACAGCAATGTCTTCCGAACCTCGTCAAACTTGTCGCCACAAGCCGCAACGGGAACCAGCACCAAATCTGACACGATTGACATCACATCGGTGGGTCTTTCGCTGGACAAAAGCTATTCGCTGCAAAGATTTCAACTGAACACGAGTGTTGTGGATTCTCGGTACAGAAACTTTGACTATCTGAATTTCGATGCCTTGAACTATGCAGCGGCCTGGAATTGGGGATTTACGCCCAGGATACGGGGCGTGCTCAGCGCCGACCGCAAACAGGTGCTAAACAATACGGTCCAGTTCGTCAATGTCAGAGAGCGCAACGTCCGCACCGACTCCGACTTTCGCCTAGACGCAGATGCCGATCTGGGAGCCGCTGTCCATCTGATCGGTGGCGTGGACCAAAAGCGCAGCACCAACGAATTGTCGGTATCCCAAGAAGGCGACTCCAGCATACGCAGTGCGTCCCTGGGCTTACGGTATGTCTTTCCATCGGGAAATTCCGTCAGCTACCGCATGCGACAAGGCAACGGCGACTACTACAACCGAGCACAAAACCTCATATCGGCCATTCCCAACAACTTTGACGAAACCGAGCACGAATTGCGCGCAGCCTGGACCTTGACGGGTAAAACAGCATTGACCGCGCGCTTGGCGCATTCAAAACGCAGCCATCCAGGCCTGGAGCAACGCGACTACAGCGGTCCCACAGGTGCCATCAGCCTACTCTGGGACGTCACCTCCAAAATAGACCTGACCGCCGGAATAGCCCGCACTTTGAGCGCATACCAAACCGACAGCAGCAGCTACATCGCAGGCAACCGGTTTTCACTGTCGCCGGTATGGCACGCCACCGCACATACCAGCCTACGGTTCAACTACGACTACCTGACCCAGGACTACCGCGGAGCCTTGCCAGGAAGCAGCTTGCCTGCCAATAGGCAAGACACCACGCGTTCAAGCCAGTTGGCGCTGGATTGGAGCCCAAGGCAATCCATATTGCTCAGCTTGGGGCTGCAAAGCCAAAAACGCTCGTCGAACGTGGCGGATTCTGACTTTAAAAGCACGGGTGCCAGCGTGAGCGCCCAACTGACCTTTTGA
- a CDS encoding undecaprenyl-phosphate glucose phosphotransferase, translating into MKHALDTQLKPAPAPRTVILMDSPTLLSEDPTTVSQNGAGALGKDNLLSLIESIIDPGMLVLSLWGVAFFFERTVPPTYLILSVIVFAMTFPGTTHLQSSLQKLVIQTTLNWIAIAALLLITGIVTRYISGFSNDAIVAWLWIAPLTQIAAHRLLRVTAPLIVSLQGPPRRAVIVGMNNQGIALARRIRDTPFSRIKLLGFFDDREPSRLNASANFSLIDKLRELPQFAKEHGVQEIYLSLPMASQPRILQVLDDLKDTTASIYFVPDMFVTDLIQGRSGSVCGMPVIAVCETPFRGSSGAAKRLSDIAISLLILTLVSPLLLAIAIAIKLGSPGPAIFKQRRYGLDGKEIVVYKFRSMSVTEDGNKSYTQVTRNDARVTRLGAFLRKTSLDELPQFLNVLQGSMSVVGPRPHAIAVNEQYRKLISGYMVRHKVKPGITGWAQVNGYRGGDDLVHMRHRIEFDLDYLRNWSLRLDLYIIFKTVRVIFNDSKAF; encoded by the coding sequence ATGAAACATGCGCTCGATACACAACTGAAGCCGGCCCCAGCCCCAAGGACAGTAATTTTGATGGATAGCCCAACACTCCTGAGTGAAGACCCAACAACCGTTAGCCAAAATGGCGCCGGAGCCTTGGGCAAGGACAACCTGCTGAGTCTCATAGAATCAATTATCGACCCCGGCATGTTGGTGCTGTCTTTATGGGGAGTCGCATTCTTCTTTGAGAGAACAGTACCACCAACTTATCTCATTCTCTCGGTTATCGTTTTTGCGATGACTTTTCCAGGAACCACACACCTGCAGTCATCTTTGCAAAAACTTGTCATCCAAACCACACTAAATTGGATCGCGATTGCAGCCTTACTATTAATCACAGGTATTGTTACGCGCTATATCAGTGGTTTTTCAAATGATGCCATCGTTGCCTGGCTATGGATCGCGCCACTCACACAAATTGCCGCACACCGGCTTTTGCGGGTGACTGCCCCGCTCATTGTTAGTTTGCAAGGCCCACCCCGACGCGCCGTTATTGTGGGAATGAACAACCAAGGCATTGCATTGGCCCGGCGTATTCGCGACACCCCTTTCTCGCGGATCAAACTCCTTGGATTTTTTGACGACCGAGAGCCCAGCCGACTCAATGCATCGGCCAATTTTTCGCTGATTGATAAATTGCGAGAACTTCCACAGTTTGCCAAAGAGCATGGCGTACAGGAAATTTACCTGTCACTCCCTATGGCCTCGCAGCCCAGAATATTGCAAGTGCTGGATGACCTGAAGGACACCACGGCCTCCATCTATTTTGTGCCCGACATGTTCGTTACCGACCTGATCCAAGGGCGCTCCGGCAGCGTATGCGGCATGCCCGTTATCGCCGTGTGCGAAACCCCATTCCGCGGAAGCAGCGGTGCAGCCAAAAGACTGAGCGACATTGCCATTTCGTTGCTGATACTGACCTTGGTGTCACCGCTACTATTGGCCATTGCGATTGCCATCAAGTTGGGGTCGCCGGGCCCAGCCATCTTTAAACAACGCCGTTATGGGCTAGATGGCAAAGAGATTGTGGTTTATAAATTCCGCTCCATGTCGGTTACAGAAGACGGCAATAAAAGCTACACCCAGGTAACACGCAATGACGCACGGGTTACACGCTTGGGCGCATTTTTACGCAAAACATCTCTGGACGAGCTACCCCAATTTCTGAACGTATTGCAAGGCTCCATGAGCGTGGTGGGCCCTAGGCCACATGCCATTGCCGTCAACGAACAATACCGAAAATTGATTTCAGGCTATATGGTTCGCCACAAAGTAAAACCAGGTATTACGGGCTGGGCCCAGGTAAATGGGTACCGCGGCGGCGATGATCTTGTGCACATGCGCCATCGCATTGAATTCGACCTCGACTACCTTCGCAACTGGTCATTGCGATTGGATTTGTATATTATCTTTAAAACTGTCCGCGTCATATTTAATGACAGCAAAGCATTTTGA
- a CDS encoding DUF47 domain-containing protein: MLFGKLLPREGNFFEMFNQHADRIVEAARAFSQLVANYNDPYLREQYNRDVDNAESAADRVTREVNQLLHKTFITPLDREQIHTLINTMDDVADLIQDSAETMALYDVRHMTEEITRLTDLSVKCCERLKDAVYMLGKIGDPATAEAALKTCEEIDRLESDADRVMRSAMSKLFREEPDVREVIKLKAIYELLETITDKCEDVANVIEGIVLENS, encoded by the coding sequence ATGCTGTTTGGCAAGTTGTTGCCGCGTGAAGGCAATTTTTTCGAAATGTTCAACCAGCACGCGGACCGCATTGTGGAGGCGGCCCGGGCTTTTTCGCAGTTGGTGGCGAACTACAACGACCCGTACCTGCGCGAGCAGTACAACCGCGATGTCGACAATGCGGAAAGCGCAGCCGACCGTGTGACGCGTGAGGTGAACCAGCTGCTGCACAAGACCTTCATCACACCCTTGGACCGCGAGCAGATCCACACCTTGATCAACACCATGGACGACGTGGCCGACCTGATCCAGGATTCGGCCGAGACCATGGCGTTGTACGACGTGCGGCATATGACGGAGGAGATCACCCGCCTGACCGACCTGAGCGTGAAATGCTGTGAGCGCCTGAAAGATGCGGTGTACATGCTGGGCAAGATTGGCGATCCTGCAACCGCCGAGGCGGCTTTGAAGACCTGCGAAGAAATCGACCGCCTGGAGTCGGATGCAGACCGGGTGATGCGCTCGGCCATGAGCAAGCTGTTCCGCGAAGAGCCGGATGTGCGCGAGGTCATCAAGCTCAAAGCGATCTACGAACTGTTGGAAACCATTACCGACAAATGCGAAGACGTGGCCAATGTGATCGAGGGCATCGTCCTCGAAAACTCCTGA
- a CDS encoding anion permease, with protein MATVQVSLWVVVVLVVLALLFDFMNGFHDAANSIATVVSTGVLKPAQAVVFAACFNFVAIFIFHLSVAATVGKGIADPGVIDVHVVFGALIGAIFWNFVTWYYGIPSSSSHALIGGIVGAVMAKAGSSALVSSGILKTVAFIFISPLLGFLLGSLMMVAVAWVCRRATPSKVDRWFRRLQLVSAGAYSLGHGGNDAQKTIGIIWMLLIATGYSASTDTSPPTWAIVSCYTAIAAGTMFGGWRIVKTMGQKITKLKPVGGFCAETGGALTLFLATAMGVPVSTTHTITGAIVGVGSTQRASAVRWGVAGTIVWAWIFTIPASAFVAAVAYWLSLQIF; from the coding sequence ATGGCAACGGTACAGGTAAGTTTGTGGGTGGTGGTGGTTCTGGTGGTGTTGGCGCTGCTGTTCGATTTCATGAACGGGTTCCACGATGCGGCGAATTCCATCGCCACGGTGGTGTCCACTGGGGTGCTCAAGCCCGCACAGGCCGTGGTGTTTGCGGCGTGCTTCAATTTTGTGGCGATTTTCATCTTTCACCTGAGCGTGGCTGCCACGGTGGGCAAGGGAATTGCCGATCCGGGGGTGATCGACGTCCATGTGGTGTTTGGCGCCCTGATCGGGGCGATTTTCTGGAATTTCGTAACCTGGTATTACGGCATTCCGAGTAGTTCGTCGCATGCGCTGATTGGCGGCATTGTGGGCGCGGTAATGGCCAAGGCGGGGTCCAGCGCGTTGGTGTCCAGCGGCATTCTCAAGACCGTGGCGTTCATCTTTATTTCCCCCTTGCTGGGCTTCTTGCTCGGTTCGCTGATGATGGTGGCGGTGGCGTGGGTTTGTCGGCGTGCCACGCCGTCCAAGGTGGACCGCTGGTTCCGGCGTCTTCAGCTGGTGTCGGCCGGGGCCTACAGTCTGGGGCACGGCGGCAACGATGCGCAAAAAACCATCGGCATTATCTGGATGCTGCTGATTGCCACCGGCTATTCGGCATCGACCGATACCTCACCGCCTACCTGGGCGATTGTGAGTTGCTACACCGCGATTGCGGCAGGCACCATGTTTGGCGGCTGGCGGATTGTGAAGACCATGGGGCAAAAGATCACCAAGCTCAAGCCTGTGGGTGGCTTCTGCGCCGAAACGGGCGGTGCGTTGACGCTGTTCCTGGCCACCGCCATGGGTGTGCCGGTATCTACCACCCACACCATCACCGGCGCGATTGTGGGTGTGGGCTCGACCCAGCGGGCCAGTGCCGTGCGCTGGGGCGTTGCCGGTACGATTGTGTGGGCCTGGATTTTTACCATTCCCGCCAGCGCATTTGTGGCAGCTGTTGCCTATTGGCTCAGCCTGCAGATCTTTTAA